One Methanotorris formicicus Mc-S-70 DNA segment encodes these proteins:
- a CDS encoding YqaA family protein, which yields MDFEIFKEMGLTLVNKYGYLGIFLIGFSEPIFQPVPTEIFIISGILLGLDWKLVLIVSTLACNLGAIITYHLAVRYGEKLALKLFEEEKLKKGEKFLKKWGVMGVIVVSFTPIPFEIICWVCGMFNMPFKKYMVAVFLSRMIKHGLAVLPFILPIKNHLPF from the coding sequence ATGGATTTTGAAATATTTAAAGAAATGGGGCTAACTCTCGTTAATAAGTATGGTTACTTAGGCATTTTTTTAATAGGGTTTTCTGAGCCAATTTTTCAGCCAGTTCCAACAGAGATTTTTATAATTAGTGGTATTCTTTTGGGTCTTGATTGGAAGTTGGTTTTAATTGTTTCCACACTCGCCTGCAATCTCGGGGCTATAATAACCTATCATCTTGCAGTAAGATACGGGGAAAAGTTGGCATTGAAGTTATTTGAAGAAGAAAAGTTAAAAAAAGGGGAAAAGTTTTTAAAAAAATGGGGAGTTATGGGAGTTATTGTTGTAAGTTTTACCCCAATCCCATTTGAGATAATATGTTGGGTTTGTGGAATGTTCAACATGCCATTTAAAAAGTATATGGTTGCAGTGTTTTTGAGTAGGATGATTAAACATGGCTTGGCTGTTTTACCATTTATTTTACCAATAAAAAACCATCTTCCATTTTAA